A genome region from Primulina eburnea isolate SZY01 chromosome 9, ASM2296580v1, whole genome shotgun sequence includes the following:
- the LOC140841548 gene encoding sirohydrochlorin ferrochelatase, chloroplastic isoform X2, which translates to MEAAAASALVFPRKALNGVAEGDGVIIVDHGSRRNESNLMLNEFVDMFRERTKYPIVEPAHMELAEPSIKDAFDLCVQQGAKRVIVSPFFLSPGRHWNRDIPSLTAEAAKEHPGVSYIVTAPLGLHELLVDVLNDRINHCLSHVAGVAEECRVCAGTGKCRLYN; encoded by the exons ATGGAAGCAGCAGCAGCTTCTGCGCTCGTTTTCCCGAG GAAGGCGCTGAATGGGGTTGCTGAAGGCGATGGAGTGATAATTGTTGATCATGGCTCTCGGCGCAATGAATCCAATCTTATGCTAA ATGAGTTTGTGGATATGTTCAGGGAGAGAACCAAATATCCTATCGTGGAGCCTGCTCACATG GAACTTGCTGAGCCGTCTATCAAAGATGCCTTTGATTTATGTGTTCAACAAGGAGCGAAACGAGTTATAGTGAGTCCATTTTTCTTGTCTCCTGGAAGGCACTGGAACAGG GATATTCCATCTCTAACGGCGGAAGCTGCAAAGGAGCATCCAGGGGTATCATACATCGTTACTGCTCCACTTGGTCTCCACGAACTGCTCGTG GATGTCTTAAATGACAGAATAAACCATTGCTTGAGCCATGTTGCTGGTGTCGCAGAAGAGTGCCGGGTTTGTGCTGGAACAGGAAAATGCCGGTTGTATAATTAG
- the LOC140841548 gene encoding sirohydrochlorin ferrochelatase, chloroplastic isoform X1 yields the protein MEAAAASALVFPSEIGGGPSRVIRGFLKLHLNPLKREKLRSGLCLATANGGFRKALNGVAEGDGVIIVDHGSRRNESNLMLNEFVDMFRERTKYPIVEPAHMELAEPSIKDAFDLCVQQGAKRVIVSPFFLSPGRHWNRDIPSLTAEAAKEHPGVSYIVTAPLGLHELLVDVLNDRINHCLSHVAGVAEECRVCAGTGKCRLYN from the exons ATGGAAGCAGCAGCAGCTTCTGCGCTCGTTTTCCCGAG TGAAATTGGGGGAGGCCCGAGTAGGGTAATTCGTGGTTTTTTGAAATTGCATCTAAATCCATTGAAAAGAGAGAAATTACGATCGGGATTATGTTTGGCCACTGCAAATGGTGGCTTCAGGAAGGCGCTGAATGGGGTTGCTGAAGGCGATGGAGTGATAATTGTTGATCATGGCTCTCGGCGCAATGAATCCAATCTTATGCTAA ATGAGTTTGTGGATATGTTCAGGGAGAGAACCAAATATCCTATCGTGGAGCCTGCTCACATG GAACTTGCTGAGCCGTCTATCAAAGATGCCTTTGATTTATGTGTTCAACAAGGAGCGAAACGAGTTATAGTGAGTCCATTTTTCTTGTCTCCTGGAAGGCACTGGAACAGG GATATTCCATCTCTAACGGCGGAAGCTGCAAAGGAGCATCCAGGGGTATCATACATCGTTACTGCTCCACTTGGTCTCCACGAACTGCTCGTG GATGTCTTAAATGACAGAATAAACCATTGCTTGAGCCATGTTGCTGGTGTCGCAGAAGAGTGCCGGGTTTGTGCTGGAACAGGAAAATGCCGGTTGTATAATTAG
- the LOC140840517 gene encoding oleosin H1-like, with translation MADRDRDRDRQQFQLHPQQQQQQQYRYEGGLKNILPQKGPSTSQIVAIVTLLPVSGTLLALAGITLAGSLIGLAFATPVFLIFSPVLVPAAILIAGAVTAFLTSGAFGLTGLSSLSWVLNSFRQATGKEPGEYAKRRVQEATAQVGEKTRQVGETIKAKGQEGVGREGRESGAAVGAGAGAGRPA, from the coding sequence ATGGCGGATCGGGATCGGGATCGTGATCGGCAGCAGTTCCAACTACAcccgcagcagcagcagcagcagcagtacCGCTACGAAGGCGGCCTCAAGAACATCCTCCCACAAAAGGGCCCCTCCACCTCCCAGATAGTCGCCATAGTCACCCTCCTTCCAGTCAGCGGGACCCTCCTCGCCCTCGCGGGAATCACACTCGCCGGCTCTCTGATCGGCCTCGCCTTCGCCACCCCGGTCTTCCTCATATTCAGCCCAGTTCTCGTCCCCGCCGCCATCCTCATCGCTGGGGCCGTGACCGCGTTCTTGACATCCGGGGCGTTCGGGCTTACGGGACTCTCGTCTCTCTCATGGGTCTTGAATTCATTCCGTCAGGCCACCGGCAAGGAGCCGGGGGAATATGCAAAGCGGCGCGTGCAAGAAGCTACAGCTCAAGTGGGAGAGAAAACGAGGCAAGTGGGAGAAACAATCAAGGCTAAAGGTCAGGAAGGAGTAGGGCGAGAAGGAAGAGAATCGGGTGCGGCTGTGGGTGCAGGTGCAGGTGCAGGTCGGCCTGCTTGA